The segment TCGTGAAGGGAAGGGAAATTGCCCTCGCAATAGATACCTCATTCAGCATGACAGGAGCAGCTATTGAAACCATCAAGGAAATTGTCAGGGATTTTATAAAAAGAAGACCACACGACTTGATTAGTATTACTATCTTTGGTACTGATGCAGCCCTTATTGTTATGCCTACCATGGAAACCCAGTTACTTGAAAAATCCCTGGAACGGGTACAAGCATCACAGGTCGGTTATCAAACATCGATAGGCGAGGGGCTTTTTACTGCAATCGCATCAATCTTTGAAAAAGATATGGAGAAGAAATTTACTGTTAAAGAACTCAGAAAAGGTATTAATAAAGAATACCTTGATGATTATGCCATTTCTTTTGTTAAAGAGATGGAAAAAAAGGATGCAATTAAAAATAAACTGGTTATTCTTTTTACTGATGGAATATATAATATTGGCATCTCACCCACCAGGCCGTTACGCTTGTTAAAGAGAATGGGGATAAAGGCATATGTAGTAGCTGTCACGGCATCAGATGTTACCGGTGTTGATCCAGAAGTTGCAGCAGAACACATCGAGGAATTAAAAGAAGCTATCGAATCAACGGGAGGCAAGTATTATTTTGCAGAGAATTTTGATGAAGTTGCCAGGTTTTATCATGAGATTGATAAGATTGAAAAAAATAAGATCCTTGTTGAGAGTGTCACAAAAAAAAGGGACCTTTTTCTTTATCCAACAGTCATTAGCCTGTCTTTGCTTTTAATCTCTATTTTTATTGAAAATATTTGGATACGAATTCCATAAACTTTGTATGCGGACGAAAATCTGCGGCTGACAAACCTGAAATTAATTTGTAAGCTTTCTGTAAGCTCGTGCGGGAGGAGTTATGTCTAAAAAAAATCTTATAACATTATTTCTTTTTATCCTGGCTTGTTTCCTGATAGTATTCGGGTATTCATACCATAAGAAATATCTTACCATAAAAAGTTTAGAAGAAAAGATTGCCATGGGAAGATACCAGGAAGCATTGCTTGCTGTCCAACAACTCCAGGATTCGCTTCCATTTAAAACCATGCACATAGCAGGAAAGGAAGATCCGCTGATTTCCTATAACAAAGGAGTGTTATATTCCCTTCTGGATGACAGGAAAAAAGCAAGTGCAGAATATCGGAAGGCAATGGAGGCAGATAATCCGGTAATAAAGGCAAGGGCGATTTACAACAATGCCAATCTTCTTGCAACTGATATGGATTTTTCCACTGCAGCCCTACAGTATGCAGAGGTATTAAAGATAGATGCCAACGATTTTCAGGCAAAGAAAAACCTGGAGAGGATGCGATTGGGAGAACAACAGTTCAACACCATGTTTAGCCCGGAACAACAAGAACGTGAAGACAGAATCGAGGCCCTGAAACTCCTCCCCTGGGGTACAAAGTATAAATACAGCGGTGAACAAAAAATCCGCTGGTGATAATTATATAACAAAATTGAGCCGTAAAATTTTGCGGCTCAACGAAAGATTGTGGGTTGCAAATACACCATGTTATTTTTTTATTACGAACAATACAAGATCATCGTTTACACCCTGTCGGGACTGATTTTCATCCTGTACCTGGTTCTTCACCTGAGGAAGAATGCCTGGCTTAAGGCCTTTGGCCAAAGGTCGCTCATAAACAGATTTAGCAGGATACCCGGTATCCATCGAAACCTTTTAAAAGGAATGAGTATCAGCGCCGCCTTTTGTGCCATGAGCCTTGTAATCCTGCAGCCCAAATGGCAAACAACGCAGGATTATTACGAAAAGGAAGGCCTGGAAATTGTATTTGTTCTTGACGTCTCGGTCAGTATGCTTGCGGAAGATGTGAAACCTAACCGGTTACAGCGTGCAAAAATGGAAATAACGAATCTTGTTCGTGAATTAGAGGAAGACCGCGTGGGTTTAGTCGTCTTTGCTGCACGTGCATTTTCACTTTTACCTTATCCCACAAAGGATTACGAGCGGGTTTTCCTCCGTATACTGAACATGGTAAACGAAAGTTACGTAAGATTTGTCCCTTACGGAACCAATATCGGCAATGCCCTAATCTTGGCTATGAATTCGTACAGCAAAGAGAATGCAAAGAAAGTTATGATATTTCTTACGGACGGTGAAGAACAAATTATCACACGAAGCCAGGTTGCAGAGGCTGTAAAACTGCTGTTGGAGAGAAAAGATATCGCTATTTATATCATTGGCATCGGGGATCCCCTGAAAGCATCGCCAATACCTAAAAAAGATAAAGACGGGAATGTAATCGGTTACGAAGTCACAGAAGATGAAGAAATTATCACTACAAAACCTGACCCGAAATTCCTGGCAGAAATAGCACAAATGGTAGGCGGTACCTACCAGCACGATGCAACGGGTAATGAACTGAAACATATCTTCAGGCAGGTCATTGAACAGAACAGAAACATCGCCGGCATTCACAAAAAAAATATCATGAAAGATATTTCAC is part of the Candidatus Jettenia sp. AMX2 genome and harbors:
- a CDS encoding VWA domain-containing protein, with the protein product MLFFYYEQYKIIVYTLSGLIFILYLVLHLRKNAWLKAFGQRSLINRFSRIPGIHRNLLKGMSISAAFCAMSLVILQPKWQTTQDYYEKEGLEIVFVLDVSVSMLAEDVKPNRLQRAKMEITNLVRELEEDRVGLVVFAARAFSLLPYPTKDYERVFLRILNMVNESYVRFVPYGTNIGNALILAMNSYSKENAKKVMIFLTDGEEQIITRSQVAEAVKLLLERKDIAIYIIGIGDPLKASPIPKKDKDGNVIGYEVTEDEEIITTKPDPKFLAEIAQMVGGTYQHDATGNELKHIFRQVIEQNRNIAGIHKKNIMKDISLYFLGGALALLTIYFLL
- a CDS encoding VWA domain-containing protein; the protein is MTFSNPWLFLLLIPFVLFYFLWKEKKFIGYSSLYFLCEPGGRNGIIPQLFKPVLFGSVFFLIVAIAHPQTKYYEEKTIVKGREIALAIDTSFSMTGAAIETIKEIVRDFIKRRPHDLISITIFGTDAALIVMPTMETQLLEKSLERVQASQVGYQTSIGEGLFTAIASIFEKDMEKKFTVKELRKGINKEYLDDYAISFVKEMEKKDAIKNKLVILFTDGIYNIGISPTRPLRLLKRMGIKAYVVAVTASDVTGVDPEVAAEHIEELKEAIESTGGKYYFAENFDEVARFYHEIDKIEKNKILVESVTKKRDLFLYPTVISLSLLLISIFIENIWIRIP